Proteins co-encoded in one Rhopalosiphum maidis isolate BTI-1 chromosome 2, ASM367621v3, whole genome shotgun sequence genomic window:
- the LOC113551602 gene encoding uncharacterized protein LOC113551602 isoform X1 has protein sequence MHACPPSHCSTERQILKDQNQVHTNNNCKTVEPKLKHAPALTPNGSTDIKTQEIEMNEIVTENRNSTIDFSNGHSNTNGSKMALANNQNDKGFPADDDSLLPDQTVIANEVIGNIDDDTPKAFNIYRNKKLLSHGMMDVALFSANANQLRYVLENSDGSVLYVVCIVLLLTSIFLQILVGVALLLSARYNVTNCEQRKMAFKLGNYVIVGIFLITVVNIFITSFGGPAVISPAVVLSTSVTENPNLLL, from the exons ATGCATGCATGTCCTCCGTCTCACTGTAGTACCGAACGACAGATATTGAAGGATCAAAATCAAGTACACACCAATAATAACTGCAAAACCGTTGAGCCAAAACTAAAACACGCTCCAGCACTAACACCTAACGGATCGACCGACATTAAGACCCAAGAAATAGAGATGAACGAAATAGTAACTGAAAATCGTAATTCAACAATAGATTTTTCGAATGGTCACAGTAATACAAATGGTTCTAAAATGGCATTAGCAAATAATCAAAACGACAAAGGATTCCCGGCAGATGATGACAGTTTATTGCCGGACCAAACTGTTATAGCCAATGAG GTGATCGGAAATATAGATGACGATACTCCAAAAGCGTTTAACatatacagaaataaaaagttattatctCATGGCATGATGGACGTTGCATTGTTTTCTGCAAATGCAAATCAATTAAGATATGTATTAGAAAACAGTGATGGTAGCGTCCTTTACGTCGTTTGTATCGTGCTTTTGTTGACTAGCATATTTTTACag ATTTTAGTTGGCGTAGCGCTTTTACTAAGTGCTCGATATAATGTGACTAATTGCGAACAACGAAAAATGGCATTTAAATTGGGTAACTACGTCATAGTTGGTATATTCCTTATAACGgtcgtcaatattttcataacgtCATTTGGAGGACCAGCAGTAATTTCACCTGCAGTAGTGTTGTCAACTTCTGTGACTGAGAacccaaatttattattatag
- the LOC113550899 gene encoding uncharacterized protein LOC113550899 isoform X3, with the protein MSICWKYHEQLATTLTAAIHSIINESDEFDDIPIKLNTILQEVSYDVENLPELQAAQKKCAVPLAEDLNEKNYEDLLATAILNKIVANSQTKKNIPIGRSRISKYPLKQTGSNQNSLNPKKTEEPRRTPRVSLTVEEFTEEVTTTSYNTYSDIEGDYDDGYNEGDEEDDERSQSAIGMFMSNAKLLRGHTAPLPEFGSDSIEDSSTIDPDDQGISATVDSWEDNWLFQKKRVNRVSGSNNYHHHPVPVPMLVPNPSEVTRPLIGDRDADETSELSDYSNSALDELLELSDFESEPLQTKHSDVDTNFTDGGILLFEGPSSEEDNPLNWDPIVEACNKHVALSQVDSGQGSMDHQRDFDQSLEVNEKPVPRPRSSLMSNTTDSEVNSVSSDEVNVAQEDEPLPPRPGTIAEREHSKWEKAAPLTNNPYSAENIEKRKYKSLFGSRSSSEASLNLINGNDTSGPLKIVCSPSLPDTQRYGRDYYINQSGELKARQKQTKVSKLVVQIGGDDYDRDARRTSGALQDSTPVTPQSLSSSDSFAAFGTCSGPQRQDKLVQLCSWTDRRESGVGIPKGSIAESAEDVHCMPSVRELAKQFSSNNVENTCKNSSRQVHSLTARSLSREYREGLGLKVRDKNGHAVQDSDDSGNGSAKSEDATTIVTHQLQKT; encoded by the exons ATGTCAATATGTTGGAAGTACCACGAACAGTTGGCCACCACGCTGACAGCAGCAATACACTCCATCATAAAtg AGTCGGATGAGTTTGATGATattccaataaaattaaatacaattttgcaaGAAGTGTCTTATGATGTAGAAAATCTTCCAGAACTACAG gCTGCCCAGAAAAAGTGCGCTGTTCCATTGGCAGAAGacttaaacgaaaaaaattacgaaGATCTTTTGGCAActgctattttaaataag attgtCGCTAATAGTCAGACGAAGAAGAATATCCCAATTGGGAGGTCTCGAATTTCTAAATATCCTCTTAAACAAACGG GTTCAAATCAGAATTCTTTAAATCCGAAAAAGACCGAAGAGCCACGGAGAACTCCTAGAGTGTCTTTAACT GTAGAAGAATTCACGGAAGAAGTGACGACGACTAGCTATAATACATACTCCGATATCGAAGGCGATTATGATGATGGGTACAACGAAGGTGACGAGGAAGACGATGAAAGATCGCAATCAGCCATCGGAATGTTCATGTCAAACGCGAAATTACTTCGTGGGCACACTGCACCTTTACCAGAATTCGGATCTGATTCAATTGAgg ATAGTAGTACCATCGATCCCGACGATCAAGGGATAAGCGCTACGGTGGACTCGTGGGAAGACAACTGGTTGTTTCAAAAGAAAAGAGTCAATCGGGTGTCAGGCTCCAacaattatcatcatcatcctGTTCCTGTTCCAATGTTAGTGCCAAATCCATCCGAAGTCACCAGGCCGCTAATAGGCGATCGCGATGCCGATGAAACGTCTGAACTGTCCGACTACTCAAATTCGGCACTGGATGAGCTGCTCGAACTCT CTGATTTCGAATCAGAGCCGCTGCAGACGAAACATTCGGACGTCGATACAAACTTCACAGATGgtggaattttattatttgaaggcCCTAGCAGTGAAGAAGACAACCCACTTAACTGGGATCCCATAGTAGAGGCTTGCAACAAGCACGTCGCACTTTCCCAAGTAGACTCTG GCCAAGGTTCTATGGATCATCAAAGGGATTTTGATCAATCTCTAGAAGTCAATGAAAAACCAGTGCCTAGGCCAAG gTCTAGTTTAATGTCGAACACCACCGACAGCGAAGTCAACTCGGTGTCATCCGACGAAGTAAACGTAGCACAAGAAGACGAACCGTTACCTCCCAGACCAG GTACAATAGCAGAACGAGAACATTCTAAGTGGGAAAAGGCAGCGCCACTGACAAACAACCCGTACTCCGCTGAAAACATCGAAAAGCGCAAGTACAAGTCGTTGTTTGGCAGCAGGAGCAGTAGCGAGGCGTCATT GAATTTAATCAATGGAAACGACACGTCTGGTCCGTTAAAAATAGTCTGCAGCCCCTCGTTACCGGACACGCAGCG GTACGGTCGAGATTACTACATCAATCAGTCCGGAGAATTAAAAGCCAGACAAAAACAG ACAAAGGTATCCAAACTGGTAGTACAAATCGGCGGAGACGATTACGACAGAGACGCGCGGCGAACCAGCGGCGCACTGCAGGACTCCACGCCGGTCACGCCGCAATCCCTGTCAAGTAGCGACTCGTTCGCAGCATTTGGTACTTGCAGCGGCCCGCAGCGCCAAGATAAACTGGTCCAATTGTGCTCGTGGACCGACCGGCGGGAGAGCGGCGTCGGTATCCCTAAGGGTTCAATCGCGGAATCAGCCGAAGACGTGCACTGTATGCCTTCGGTCAGAGAATTAGCCAAACAATTTTCGTCTAAC AACGTTGAAAATACATGCAAGAACTCAAGCAGACAA GTACACAGTTTGACGGCCAGGAGCCTTAGCAGGGAGTATCGCGAAGGATTGGGATTGAAAGTGCGTGATAAAAACGGACACGCCGTACAAGATTCCGACGACAGCGGCAACGGATCTGCTAAGTCTGAAGACGCTACCACTATAGTCACTCACCAGCTGCAGAAGACTTAA
- the LOC113550899 gene encoding uncharacterized protein LOC113550899 isoform X1, protein MLITAAIEYAMVSVCMFASSAGVAIAVVAVIAYTVYGRINRHKLLYIQQRDILNTKLKAKVASKAENDQDKFFEVRDYLERLVEGLVDGGLDDVCLTPLSTHPLYMSICWKYHEQLATTLTAAIHSIINESDEFDDIPIKLNTILQEVSYDVENLPELQAAQKKCAVPLAEDLNEKNYEDLLATAILNKIVANSQTKKNIPIGRSRISKYPLKQTGSNQNSLNPKKTEEPRRTPRVSLTVEEFTEEVTTTSYNTYSDIEGDYDDGYNEGDEEDDERSQSAIGMFMSNAKLLRGHTAPLPEFGSDSIEDSSTIDPDDQGISATVDSWEDNWLFQKKRVNRVSGSNNYHHHPVPVPMLVPNPSEVTRPLIGDRDADETSELSDYSNSALDELLELSDFESEPLQTKHSDVDTNFTDGGILLFEGPSSEEDNPLNWDPIVEACNKHVALSQVDSGQGSMDHQRDFDQSLEVNEKPVPRPRSSLMSNTTDSEVNSVSSDEVNVAQEDEPLPPRPGTIAEREHSKWEKAAPLTNNPYSAENIEKRKYKSLFGSRSSSEASLNLINGNDTSGPLKIVCSPSLPDTQRYGRDYYINQSGELKARQKQTKVSKLVVQIGGDDYDRDARRTSGALQDSTPVTPQSLSSSDSFAAFGTCSGPQRQDKLVQLCSWTDRRESGVGIPKGSIAESAEDVHCMPSVRELAKQFSSNNVENTCKNSSRQVHSLTARSLSREYREGLGLKVRDKNGHAVQDSDDSGNGSAKSEDATTIVTHQLQKT, encoded by the exons ACACAAATTGCTGTACATTCAACAGCgggacattttaaataccaaaTTAAAAGCGAAAGTGGCGTCCAAGGCAGAAAATGATC AAGACAAGTTTTTTGAAGTCCGCGATTATTTGGAACGGCTAGTGGAAGGGCTGGTGGACGGAGGCCTAGATGACGTATGCCTCACGCCTCTGTCCACCCACCCGCTAT ACATGTCAATATGTTGGAAGTACCACGAACAGTTGGCCACCACGCTGACAGCAGCAATACACTCCATCATAAAtg AGTCGGATGAGTTTGATGATattccaataaaattaaatacaattttgcaaGAAGTGTCTTATGATGTAGAAAATCTTCCAGAACTACAG gCTGCCCAGAAAAAGTGCGCTGTTCCATTGGCAGAAGacttaaacgaaaaaaattacgaaGATCTTTTGGCAActgctattttaaataag attgtCGCTAATAGTCAGACGAAGAAGAATATCCCAATTGGGAGGTCTCGAATTTCTAAATATCCTCTTAAACAAACGG GTTCAAATCAGAATTCTTTAAATCCGAAAAAGACCGAAGAGCCACGGAGAACTCCTAGAGTGTCTTTAACT GTAGAAGAATTCACGGAAGAAGTGACGACGACTAGCTATAATACATACTCCGATATCGAAGGCGATTATGATGATGGGTACAACGAAGGTGACGAGGAAGACGATGAAAGATCGCAATCAGCCATCGGAATGTTCATGTCAAACGCGAAATTACTTCGTGGGCACACTGCACCTTTACCAGAATTCGGATCTGATTCAATTGAgg ATAGTAGTACCATCGATCCCGACGATCAAGGGATAAGCGCTACGGTGGACTCGTGGGAAGACAACTGGTTGTTTCAAAAGAAAAGAGTCAATCGGGTGTCAGGCTCCAacaattatcatcatcatcctGTTCCTGTTCCAATGTTAGTGCCAAATCCATCCGAAGTCACCAGGCCGCTAATAGGCGATCGCGATGCCGATGAAACGTCTGAACTGTCCGACTACTCAAATTCGGCACTGGATGAGCTGCTCGAACTCT CTGATTTCGAATCAGAGCCGCTGCAGACGAAACATTCGGACGTCGATACAAACTTCACAGATGgtggaattttattatttgaaggcCCTAGCAGTGAAGAAGACAACCCACTTAACTGGGATCCCATAGTAGAGGCTTGCAACAAGCACGTCGCACTTTCCCAAGTAGACTCTG GCCAAGGTTCTATGGATCATCAAAGGGATTTTGATCAATCTCTAGAAGTCAATGAAAAACCAGTGCCTAGGCCAAG gTCTAGTTTAATGTCGAACACCACCGACAGCGAAGTCAACTCGGTGTCATCCGACGAAGTAAACGTAGCACAAGAAGACGAACCGTTACCTCCCAGACCAG GTACAATAGCAGAACGAGAACATTCTAAGTGGGAAAAGGCAGCGCCACTGACAAACAACCCGTACTCCGCTGAAAACATCGAAAAGCGCAAGTACAAGTCGTTGTTTGGCAGCAGGAGCAGTAGCGAGGCGTCATT GAATTTAATCAATGGAAACGACACGTCTGGTCCGTTAAAAATAGTCTGCAGCCCCTCGTTACCGGACACGCAGCG GTACGGTCGAGATTACTACATCAATCAGTCCGGAGAATTAAAAGCCAGACAAAAACAG ACAAAGGTATCCAAACTGGTAGTACAAATCGGCGGAGACGATTACGACAGAGACGCGCGGCGAACCAGCGGCGCACTGCAGGACTCCACGCCGGTCACGCCGCAATCCCTGTCAAGTAGCGACTCGTTCGCAGCATTTGGTACTTGCAGCGGCCCGCAGCGCCAAGATAAACTGGTCCAATTGTGCTCGTGGACCGACCGGCGGGAGAGCGGCGTCGGTATCCCTAAGGGTTCAATCGCGGAATCAGCCGAAGACGTGCACTGTATGCCTTCGGTCAGAGAATTAGCCAAACAATTTTCGTCTAAC AACGTTGAAAATACATGCAAGAACTCAAGCAGACAA GTACACAGTTTGACGGCCAGGAGCCTTAGCAGGGAGTATCGCGAAGGATTGGGATTGAAAGTGCGTGATAAAAACGGACACGCCGTACAAGATTCCGACGACAGCGGCAACGGATCTGCTAAGTCTGAAGACGCTACCACTATAGTCACTCACCAGCTGCAGAAGACTTAA
- the LOC113550899 gene encoding uncharacterized protein LOC113550899 isoform X2, with the protein MRSHKLLYIQQRDILNTKLKAKVASKAENDQDKFFEVRDYLERLVEGLVDGGLDDVCLTPLSTHPLYMSICWKYHEQLATTLTAAIHSIINESDEFDDIPIKLNTILQEVSYDVENLPELQAAQKKCAVPLAEDLNEKNYEDLLATAILNKIVANSQTKKNIPIGRSRISKYPLKQTGSNQNSLNPKKTEEPRRTPRVSLTVEEFTEEVTTTSYNTYSDIEGDYDDGYNEGDEEDDERSQSAIGMFMSNAKLLRGHTAPLPEFGSDSIEDSSTIDPDDQGISATVDSWEDNWLFQKKRVNRVSGSNNYHHHPVPVPMLVPNPSEVTRPLIGDRDADETSELSDYSNSALDELLELSDFESEPLQTKHSDVDTNFTDGGILLFEGPSSEEDNPLNWDPIVEACNKHVALSQVDSGQGSMDHQRDFDQSLEVNEKPVPRPRSSLMSNTTDSEVNSVSSDEVNVAQEDEPLPPRPGTIAEREHSKWEKAAPLTNNPYSAENIEKRKYKSLFGSRSSSEASLNLINGNDTSGPLKIVCSPSLPDTQRYGRDYYINQSGELKARQKQTKVSKLVVQIGGDDYDRDARRTSGALQDSTPVTPQSLSSSDSFAAFGTCSGPQRQDKLVQLCSWTDRRESGVGIPKGSIAESAEDVHCMPSVRELAKQFSSNNVENTCKNSSRQVHSLTARSLSREYREGLGLKVRDKNGHAVQDSDDSGNGSAKSEDATTIVTHQLQKT; encoded by the exons ATGCGATC ACACAAATTGCTGTACATTCAACAGCgggacattttaaataccaaaTTAAAAGCGAAAGTGGCGTCCAAGGCAGAAAATGATC AAGACAAGTTTTTTGAAGTCCGCGATTATTTGGAACGGCTAGTGGAAGGGCTGGTGGACGGAGGCCTAGATGACGTATGCCTCACGCCTCTGTCCACCCACCCGCTAT ACATGTCAATATGTTGGAAGTACCACGAACAGTTGGCCACCACGCTGACAGCAGCAATACACTCCATCATAAAtg AGTCGGATGAGTTTGATGATattccaataaaattaaatacaattttgcaaGAAGTGTCTTATGATGTAGAAAATCTTCCAGAACTACAG gCTGCCCAGAAAAAGTGCGCTGTTCCATTGGCAGAAGacttaaacgaaaaaaattacgaaGATCTTTTGGCAActgctattttaaataag attgtCGCTAATAGTCAGACGAAGAAGAATATCCCAATTGGGAGGTCTCGAATTTCTAAATATCCTCTTAAACAAACGG GTTCAAATCAGAATTCTTTAAATCCGAAAAAGACCGAAGAGCCACGGAGAACTCCTAGAGTGTCTTTAACT GTAGAAGAATTCACGGAAGAAGTGACGACGACTAGCTATAATACATACTCCGATATCGAAGGCGATTATGATGATGGGTACAACGAAGGTGACGAGGAAGACGATGAAAGATCGCAATCAGCCATCGGAATGTTCATGTCAAACGCGAAATTACTTCGTGGGCACACTGCACCTTTACCAGAATTCGGATCTGATTCAATTGAgg ATAGTAGTACCATCGATCCCGACGATCAAGGGATAAGCGCTACGGTGGACTCGTGGGAAGACAACTGGTTGTTTCAAAAGAAAAGAGTCAATCGGGTGTCAGGCTCCAacaattatcatcatcatcctGTTCCTGTTCCAATGTTAGTGCCAAATCCATCCGAAGTCACCAGGCCGCTAATAGGCGATCGCGATGCCGATGAAACGTCTGAACTGTCCGACTACTCAAATTCGGCACTGGATGAGCTGCTCGAACTCT CTGATTTCGAATCAGAGCCGCTGCAGACGAAACATTCGGACGTCGATACAAACTTCACAGATGgtggaattttattatttgaaggcCCTAGCAGTGAAGAAGACAACCCACTTAACTGGGATCCCATAGTAGAGGCTTGCAACAAGCACGTCGCACTTTCCCAAGTAGACTCTG GCCAAGGTTCTATGGATCATCAAAGGGATTTTGATCAATCTCTAGAAGTCAATGAAAAACCAGTGCCTAGGCCAAG gTCTAGTTTAATGTCGAACACCACCGACAGCGAAGTCAACTCGGTGTCATCCGACGAAGTAAACGTAGCACAAGAAGACGAACCGTTACCTCCCAGACCAG GTACAATAGCAGAACGAGAACATTCTAAGTGGGAAAAGGCAGCGCCACTGACAAACAACCCGTACTCCGCTGAAAACATCGAAAAGCGCAAGTACAAGTCGTTGTTTGGCAGCAGGAGCAGTAGCGAGGCGTCATT GAATTTAATCAATGGAAACGACACGTCTGGTCCGTTAAAAATAGTCTGCAGCCCCTCGTTACCGGACACGCAGCG GTACGGTCGAGATTACTACATCAATCAGTCCGGAGAATTAAAAGCCAGACAAAAACAG ACAAAGGTATCCAAACTGGTAGTACAAATCGGCGGAGACGATTACGACAGAGACGCGCGGCGAACCAGCGGCGCACTGCAGGACTCCACGCCGGTCACGCCGCAATCCCTGTCAAGTAGCGACTCGTTCGCAGCATTTGGTACTTGCAGCGGCCCGCAGCGCCAAGATAAACTGGTCCAATTGTGCTCGTGGACCGACCGGCGGGAGAGCGGCGTCGGTATCCCTAAGGGTTCAATCGCGGAATCAGCCGAAGACGTGCACTGTATGCCTTCGGTCAGAGAATTAGCCAAACAATTTTCGTCTAAC AACGTTGAAAATACATGCAAGAACTCAAGCAGACAA GTACACAGTTTGACGGCCAGGAGCCTTAGCAGGGAGTATCGCGAAGGATTGGGATTGAAAGTGCGTGATAAAAACGGACACGCCGTACAAGATTCCGACGACAGCGGCAACGGATCTGCTAAGTCTGAAGACGCTACCACTATAGTCACTCACCAGCTGCAGAAGACTTAA
- the LOC113551602 gene encoding uncharacterized protein LOC113551602 isoform X2, translating to MDNSILEQRRMLENKKRQEKTASEQTDSSNFTKIQNNINGLSDPSHVELGNTSTQIVQPTEDNELQPIIKNKNGIFENILADSDDDTLKAFDLYRKKKLLTQSMMDIALFSANANQLRHVLETFDGQYISYICVILLSMSIILQILVGMTMLLSIQYNVTNCNDRKMAFKFGNYVIVGIFLITVKYRLKSEITVDCRWTSVETRFDQ from the exons ATGGATAATTCCATTTTAGAACAACGTCGGATGCTTGAAAACAAGAAAAGACAAGAAAAAACCGCTTCGGAACAAACCGATTCTTCAAATTTTACtaagatacaaaataatattaatggtttATCTGATCCTTCTCATGTAGAACTTGGTAATACTTCGACACAAATTGTTCAACCTACTGAAGACAATGAACTTcaacctattataaaaaataaaaatggaatttttgaaaat atacttGCAGATTCTGATGATGACACTTTGAAagcttttgatttatatagaaaaaagaaACTTTTAACTCAAAGTATGATGGACATAGCGTTGTTTTCCGCAAATGCAAATCAGTTGAGGCATGTCTTAGAGACGTTTGATGGCCAATACATTTCATACATTTGTGTAATACTTTTATCAATGAGCATAATCTtgcaa ATTTTGGTTGGAATGACTATGCTTTTGAGTATTCAATACAATGTAACTAATTGTAATGACCGAAAAATGGCATTCAAGTTCGGAAACTACGTTATTGTTGGAATATTCCTCATAACagtg aaatacagACTGAAATCGGAAATTACCGTCGACTGCAGATGGACATCAGTTGAAACTAGATTCGATCAGTAG
- the LOC113553393 gene encoding egalitarian protein homolog, with translation MDSSEYESVRNQTLLFFFEKLVDKGTPRSLHDLSCQFGSKGFTKEMRQIAGGSQSGLKKFLSQHPSLFTLDGDLVAASQIVAPVQSDTNYNHKAVHYFKDKLLKYGVGTEVPIRCLLGHRSQAPPEIRLISGLHIKEFRDFLLKYPDVFTVSEDTIILTEYAGLERKMYDDSDQREVKIDPEITKRLLAFCVQCLECKGPMLTDQMFHSISLRFTENTWSPIFKTPSDLFTFLKMHPDQFNTQSNLITLAKNDPKPEVKIARVPIEVVPLTPPMSPPLPKPIPNNNNQSLKQRINNLVMKTIAENTERNSKTPNGYDDSDAWKGKMLNNIKAIITNTKECSNIVDRILARKSAIGIDFEGVCIGASGQLSLMQVVTEDGLCFIFDLIACPQLIKSGGLQSLLESEEILKVINDCRNESLNLYNQFGIAMKNVFDIQAAIAIIQFQETGQPVYKAKNFSLNAICEKYGLPINSSKDQLRTLNKKDQRYWLRRPLSKDMLAYAASDVLTLMPKLYKTISAQIHPSNTKLLEELCEEQAFLYIVPDNVQKRKHQRKIDNELQVLKEKLSSDNGKNVVLSNRELRLLRHLELTDEDKEKLKGSMKVAKKLEKMEGKNIKYNGEDCDSNEFLSLDSNISGKSTSSDNSASGEFQSIVSEQPPSLTESMQMMDDVLSDKLMDRLEKIERLESLLTMAMDAEPDQTDSLDTSPMSCKCTCHLFTTDTIDMSTQTEPL, from the exons atggaCAGTTCAGAATACGAATCGGTAAGAAACCAAACGCTGTTgttcttttttgaaaaattggtaGACAAGGGCACTCCACGATCCTTGCACGATCTAAGTTGCCAATTTGGTTCGAAAGGATTCACTAAAGAAATGCGACAGATCGCTGGTGGATCACAATCAGGCTTGAAGAAATTCCTGTCACAACATCCGTCTTTATTCACATTGGATGGGGACTTAGTCGCCGCGTCTCAGATAGTTGCACCAGTGCAATCCGATACCAATTATAACCACAAAGCTGTCCATTATTTTAAGGataaattgttgaaatatGGAGTTGGAACTGAAGTACCAATTCGATGCCTACTTGGGCACCGTTCTCAAGCGCCACCAGAAATCCGATTAATATCTGGTCTACATATCAAAGAATTTAGAGATTTTCTGCTGAAATATCCTGATGTATTTACTGTAAGTGAAGACACCATTATACTTACAGAATATGCAGGACTGGAACGTAAAATGTATGATGATAGCGATCAACGTGAAGTCAAAATTGATCCAGAAATTACAAAGCGTCTTTTAGCGTTTTGTGTACAATGTTTGGAATGCAAAGGGCCAATGTTAACTGATCAAATGTTTCATAGTATTTCTTTGCGTTTTACAGAAAATACTTGGTctccaatttttaaaactcctTCAGATTtgttcacatttttaaaaatgcatccTGACCAATTTAACACACAAtccaatttaataacattagcAAAAAATGATCCTAAACCAGAAGTTAAAATTGCTCGAGTTCCTATAGAAGTCGTACCATTAACTCCTCCTATGTCGCCGCCTCTACCTAAACcaataccaaataataataatcaatcccttaaacaaagaattaataatttggttaTGAAGACAATCGCAGAAAACACTGAGCGAAATAGCAAAACGCCAAATGGTTATGATGATAGTGATGCATGGAAAGGAAAAATGTTGAACAATATCaaagcaataataacaaatactaaAGAATGTTCAAATATTGTCGATAGAATTTTGGCACGAAAGTCAGCTATTGGTATAGATTTTGAAGGTGTGTGTATTGGAGCTAGTGGTCAATTAAGCTTAATGCAAGTGGTAACCGAAGAtggattatgttttatatttgatttaattgcttgtccacaattaattaaaagtggTGGATTACAAAGTCTACTAGAAAGTGAAGAAATACTTAag gtAATCAATGATTGTCGAAATGAAAGCTTAAACCTGTACAACCAGTTTGGCATTGCAATGAAAAACGTATTCGATATTCAG gcgGCTATTGctattattcaatttcaagAAACTGGACAACCAGTGTATAAGGCAAAAAATTTTAGTCTAAATGCCATATGCGAAAAGTATGGTTTGCCAATAAACTCATCTAAGGATCAGTTAAGAactctaaataaaaaagatcAAAGGTATTGGCTACGAAGGCCTTTATCTAAGGATATGCTTGCCTATGCTGCTAGTGATGTACTAACTCTCATGCCtaagttatataaaactatatctgc tcAAATTCATCCGTCTAATACTAAATTACTTGAAGAGTTATGTGAAGAACAAGCATTTTTGTACATTGTCCCAGATAATGTTCAAAAACGTAAGCACCAGCGTAAAATTGATAATGAATTGCAAGTtcttaaagaaaaattgtcTTCTGATAATGGGAAGAATGTTGTTCTTAGTAATAGAGAATTGAGATTAttaag ACATTTGGAATTAACTGATGAAGATAAGGAAAAGTTAAAAGGATCTATGAAGGTTGCAAAAAAGTTGGAAAAAATGGaaggaaaaaatat aaaatacaaCGGAGAGGATTGCGATTCCAACGAGTTTCTCAGTTTAGACAGTAATATTAGTGGCAAATCAACATCGTCAGATAATTCTGCATctg gagAATTTCAATCTATTGTATCCGAACAACCGCCAAGTCTTACTGAATCTATGCAAATGATGGATGATGTATTATCAGATAAACTTATGGATCGTTTGGAAAAAATTGAGCGTTTAGAATCGTTGTTGACTATGGCCATGGATGCAGAACCAGATCAAACAGATAGTTTAGATACTTCACCTATGAGTTGCAAATGCACATGCCATTTATTTACTACCGACACCATTGATATGTCCACACAAACTGAaccactataa
- the LOC113551602 gene encoding ninjurin-1-like isoform X3, with product MDNSILEQRRMLENKKRQEKTASEQTDSSNFTKIQNNINGLSDPSHVELGNTSTQIVQPTEDNELQPIIKNKNGIFENILADSDDDTLKAFDLYRKKKLLTQSMMDIALFSANANQLRHVLETFDGQYISYICVILLSMSIILQILVGMTMLLSIQYNVTNCNDRKMAFKFGNYVIVGIFLITVVNILISAFGKPA from the exons ATGGATAATTCCATTTTAGAACAACGTCGGATGCTTGAAAACAAGAAAAGACAAGAAAAAACCGCTTCGGAACAAACCGATTCTTCAAATTTTACtaagatacaaaataatattaatggtttATCTGATCCTTCTCATGTAGAACTTGGTAATACTTCGACACAAATTGTTCAACCTACTGAAGACAATGAACTTcaacctattataaaaaataaaaatggaatttttgaaaat atacttGCAGATTCTGATGATGACACTTTGAAagcttttgatttatatagaaaaaagaaACTTTTAACTCAAAGTATGATGGACATAGCGTTGTTTTCCGCAAATGCAAATCAGTTGAGGCATGTCTTAGAGACGTTTGATGGCCAATACATTTCATACATTTGTGTAATACTTTTATCAATGAGCATAATCTtgcaa ATTTTGGTTGGAATGACTATGCTTTTGAGTATTCAATACAATGTAACTAATTGTAATGACCGAAAAATGGCATTCAAGTTCGGAAACTACGTTATTGTTGGAATATTCCTCATAACagtggttaatattttaatatctgcaTTTGGAAAACCagcataa